One window of the Eucalyptus grandis isolate ANBG69807.140 chromosome 8, ASM1654582v1, whole genome shotgun sequence genome contains the following:
- the LOC120287109 gene encoding paraneoplastic antigen Ma6E-like has product MELNRGGTGVGQQLWKRAGERETELSGEAVERTASRGRRCGGSGPSNANRYPNSGVLPRSGTPSSRTEGKTEVPTAAGMGEGEAEMNDGAVERRRERGRRCADGSTAASSGGARRRGGSLWRAFARSVRCAAGLPGDESSDGVAPAALGCGVDSGTASAGRRARGERVRGTSVPQIGDGKAKQRRSGRGCCKGLKSVGIGLHGQRAKERSAGQSRASGEQGGAASGESQTSRPASRVAREGGAVGQDGRSRTSAGCGRIANAAAGVKRRRGDRCSNAAERRCSETPSRGSDAWQRRTRSRSAGQASVDRVEVQIRLR; this is encoded by the exons ATGGAGCTGAACAGAGGCGGAACAGGGGTTGGACAGCAGCTCTGGAAGCGAGCGGGCGAGAGGGAGACCGAGCTGAGCGGAGAAGCGGTGGAGCGCACGGCGtcgcgcgggcggcggtgcggcggctcCGGTCCAAGCAACGCCAATCGCTACCCCAACTCCGGTGTCCTCCCCAGATCCGGAACCCCGAGCAGCCGAACGGAGGGGAAGACGGAGGTGCCGACGGCGGCTGGAATGGGTGAGGGAGAGGCGGAGATGAACGACGGAGCGGTGGAGCGG aggagggagagggggcgGAGATGCGCGGACGGCAGCAcggcggcgagctcgg GTGGAGCAAGGCGGAGGGGCGGTTCTTTGTGGCGTGCGTTCGCTCGGAGCGTGAGATGCGCTGCCGGGCTGCCGGGAGACGAGAGCAGCGACGGTGTGGCTCCGGCGGCGTTGGGATGCGGCGTGGACAGCGGCACGGCGTCGGCTGGGCGTCGAGCGAGAGGCGAGCGGGTACGCGGGACTTCAGTGCCGCAGATTGGCGACGGTAAGGCGAAGCAAAGGCGTTCGGGTCGCGGCTGTTGCAAGGGTCTCAAATCCGTCGGCATCGGGCTTCACGGACAGCGAGCGAAGGAGAGATCTGCTGGGCAATCGCGGGCGAGTGGCGAGCAAGGCGGAGCGGCGTCGGGGGAGTCGCAAACGTCTAGGCCGGCGTCGCGGGTTGCTCGCGAAGGAGGCGCGGTGGGGCAAGACGGCAGATCTCGGACCAGCGCGGGTTGCGGGCGGATCGCGAACGCAGCAGCGGGCGTGAAGCGTCGTCGTGGCGATAGGTGTTCCAATGCGGCTGAGCGGCGATGCTCGGAGACGCCGAGTAGGGGCTCGGATGCGTGGCAACGACGGACGAGGTCGCGATCAGCAGGGCAAGCTTCTGTGGATCGGGTAGAGGTGCAAATTCGGCTCAGGTGA